From a single Luteolibacter arcticus genomic region:
- a CDS encoding chitobiase/beta-hexosaminidase C-terminal domain-containing protein: protein MNWLSLPVRGVAASLAAAVVTAGAAIPEYGTAPVISEFLASNGSGLTDQFGSREDWLEIHNPTKAVVNLNGWYLTANITNLKKWKIPAVTLPAGGYMVVFASNRDLKVTANPLHTNFKLGASGEYLALVKPDGTTVVSEFNPTFPAQVSDISYGLTPVAGEPSVLLAAGSPADVLVPSGTLPTNWKLPTFTPDAAWTNGLSGVGFDVTPVAAGGAKILFVVDTNATAAARAGDDSVVARLTNTFGHVVTTVDDNAVQATSATGKDLVLVSSSVVASAVSTKLKDVPVPVVNWERGLTDDFLLSGVGSAVTSQSIHVTTAGSAHPMGAGFVPGPLTVRNASGTLNAADLSNLAEDAVVVATADGGKPVIVEVAAGKKLRGTATAPAARIHTFLGDDGVAALNANGLALFDACILHALGAFVPPPPYQSLIGHDLTASMHGVRSSACMRFTFVPESVSQLRAMLLKMRCDDGYVAWLNGVEIARRNAPLSLAWNSAATAAGVGTDVETIDVSGHLDLLVAGSVNVLAIQGLNRSVTDDDFLIMPELVAATGVTTKEEYYTSPTPAAANLTSTLGIVPEVAFSAERGYFSGPFSLTLSSAMPEAQIRYTLDGTAPTVTTGLVYTAPIPVTTTTTVRACAYRTGYTSLRPETRTYLYLPDIIQQPATIAGWPNPQISTGVVNKVHDYEMDPTLTADPAFREEMIEGFSQIPTVSVVVKKSDMWTSLGEGGFYRGTDLERAASVEYINPGNPGENTQADCGIQGHSHDRMKRSLRLSFKAAYGDKKFDSAMFTGVPWGGASGNREVDNIVLRAGNNHSFARHWNPTTSTCTEDEWYRATQIAMGRPGSPGRYVHLFINGIYWGLYNAVQRPDADFAAGSLGGEKADWFSVNHGGVHGGDSARWDYLTTTLTGKNMANAANYAELGQYVDLPAFVDYLLCSFYSGMDDWPANNWWGGNRNNPAGPFEFFTWDGETAWGTGNGSNLTAWVHPTFRSVNPISSDAPAVRIWQAARANPDFIAMIGDRLHKHLSAGGALSTTEAVDRWNRINNHVKDAIYADCARWGDTMQEPPTRPTVEWQNEVDRVRNLMLTGTAAGTGTTDNGTILKNAMRVQGFFPSINPPAFSQEGGEVPQDYLLEMVNPNATGVIYYTLDGTDPRKSGGGIAPSAAIYTRPVEIDYTLGVKARVRQGSTWSALNERTFISEGPAPLRVTEIMYHPAPPSPGELAEGFADGDDFEFLEFRNIGTQGLDLTGATFTSGLTFTFGEKMLPPGGSVLLVKNAAAFVARYDTGIAVDGVYEGSLENSGERLRLKSAAGNTLFDITYDDAWHPGTDGEGHSLVPVDPLAALSAFESAEGWRPSSNVHGSPGGADPPPTVEPPHLTFELWRQAVFPPEQLGNEFISGAEADADEDGLANVLEYVVGTNPLVPQSARAGVEGGVTRGAPDLVRTAGGWSLIFSRRKEIELTGLTVTPQSGRELDDWAALEGEPVILDSDDEVDVFAVDIPPGESPAAFFRLCVGVAQP from the coding sequence ATGAATTGGCTTTCCCTCCCTGTCCGTGGTGTCGCGGCTAGCCTTGCGGCGGCCGTGGTGACGGCTGGTGCCGCGATCCCTGAGTACGGGACCGCGCCGGTAATCAGCGAGTTCCTCGCGTCGAATGGCAGCGGCCTTACCGATCAGTTCGGCAGCCGCGAGGACTGGCTCGAGATTCACAATCCGACCAAGGCGGTGGTGAACCTGAACGGGTGGTATCTCACCGCGAATATCACCAACCTGAAGAAGTGGAAGATTCCCGCGGTGACGCTGCCCGCAGGCGGCTACATGGTGGTGTTCGCCTCGAATCGCGACCTGAAGGTCACGGCGAATCCGCTGCACACGAATTTCAAGCTCGGGGCCTCCGGCGAATACCTCGCGCTGGTGAAGCCGGATGGGACCACGGTGGTGTCGGAGTTCAATCCGACCTTTCCCGCCCAAGTCTCGGACATCTCGTATGGCCTTACGCCCGTGGCTGGCGAACCTTCGGTGCTGTTGGCGGCGGGCTCTCCGGCGGATGTGCTGGTGCCGTCCGGCACTCTTCCCACGAATTGGAAGCTGCCCACCTTCACGCCGGATGCGGCCTGGACGAATGGGCTCTCGGGCGTTGGCTTCGATGTTACGCCGGTGGCTGCGGGGGGGGCGAAGATCCTGTTCGTGGTGGATACCAACGCGACTGCCGCGGCGCGTGCCGGCGATGATTCCGTGGTGGCCCGCCTGACCAACACCTTCGGACACGTGGTCACCACTGTGGATGACAATGCGGTGCAGGCGACGAGCGCGACGGGGAAGGATCTGGTGCTGGTGTCATCTAGCGTGGTGGCCAGCGCGGTGAGCACCAAGCTCAAGGATGTGCCGGTGCCGGTGGTGAACTGGGAACGCGGCCTGACCGATGACTTCCTGTTAAGCGGCGTCGGCTCCGCAGTGACCTCCCAGAGCATTCACGTGACCACTGCCGGTTCCGCTCATCCGATGGGGGCGGGCTTTGTCCCGGGACCCCTGACCGTGCGCAACGCCTCCGGCACCCTGAATGCGGCCGATCTCTCCAACCTCGCAGAGGATGCCGTGGTCGTTGCGACGGCTGATGGCGGGAAGCCGGTCATCGTCGAAGTCGCGGCCGGGAAGAAGCTTCGCGGCACCGCGACCGCCCCGGCCGCCCGCATCCATACCTTTCTCGGCGATGACGGCGTGGCTGCGCTCAATGCGAACGGCCTGGCGCTTTTCGACGCCTGCATCCTCCATGCGCTGGGCGCTTTCGTGCCGCCGCCGCCGTACCAAAGTCTGATCGGCCACGATCTGACCGCGTCGATGCATGGAGTGAGGTCGTCCGCCTGCATGAGGTTCACCTTCGTGCCGGAGTCGGTCTCGCAGCTCCGCGCCATGCTGCTGAAGATGCGCTGCGACGATGGCTACGTGGCGTGGCTCAATGGCGTGGAGATTGCCCGTCGCAATGCTCCGTTGAGCTTGGCGTGGAATTCCGCGGCCACCGCGGCGGGTGTGGGCACGGACGTGGAGACGATCGACGTAAGTGGCCATCTTGACTTGCTGGTGGCAGGCTCGGTCAACGTGCTGGCCATCCAAGGGCTGAACCGTTCGGTGACGGACGATGATTTCCTCATCATGCCGGAACTGGTCGCCGCCACCGGGGTGACGACGAAGGAGGAATACTACACCAGCCCCACTCCCGCGGCAGCGAACCTGACGAGCACGCTCGGCATCGTGCCGGAGGTCGCCTTCAGTGCCGAGCGCGGCTACTTCAGCGGGCCGTTTTCCCTCACGCTATCGTCTGCGATGCCGGAGGCGCAGATCCGCTACACGCTGGATGGCACTGCTCCGACCGTGACGACGGGGCTGGTCTATACCGCGCCGATTCCCGTGACGACGACCACCACGGTCCGCGCCTGTGCCTACCGCACCGGCTACACCTCGCTGCGGCCGGAAACTCGGACCTACCTTTATCTGCCGGACATCATCCAGCAGCCGGCCACCATCGCGGGCTGGCCGAATCCGCAGATCAGCACCGGCGTCGTCAACAAGGTGCACGACTATGAGATGGACCCGACATTGACGGCGGATCCGGCTTTCCGCGAGGAGATGATCGAGGGCTTTTCCCAGATCCCGACGGTCTCGGTGGTGGTGAAAAAGTCCGACATGTGGACCTCGCTCGGGGAGGGCGGCTTCTACCGGGGCACCGACCTCGAGCGCGCCGCATCGGTCGAATACATCAATCCCGGGAATCCCGGCGAAAACACGCAGGCCGACTGCGGCATCCAAGGCCACAGCCACGACCGGATGAAGCGGTCGCTGCGCCTTTCCTTCAAGGCGGCCTACGGCGACAAGAAATTCGATTCCGCGATGTTCACGGGCGTGCCGTGGGGCGGCGCGAGCGGCAACCGAGAGGTGGACAACATCGTGCTGCGCGCCGGTAATAACCACAGCTTTGCGCGACACTGGAACCCGACGACGAGCACTTGCACGGAAGACGAATGGTATCGTGCCACGCAGATCGCGATGGGCCGGCCGGGTTCGCCGGGGCGCTACGTGCATCTTTTCATCAATGGCATTTACTGGGGCCTCTACAATGCGGTGCAGCGGCCGGATGCCGATTTTGCCGCCGGTTCGCTCGGTGGAGAGAAGGCCGATTGGTTCAGCGTGAACCACGGCGGGGTTCACGGCGGCGACAGCGCGCGCTGGGACTACCTGACGACCACGCTGACCGGGAAGAACATGGCGAATGCCGCGAACTACGCCGAGCTCGGCCAGTACGTCGATCTGCCTGCGTTCGTCGATTATCTGCTGTGCTCGTTTTACAGCGGCATGGACGACTGGCCGGCGAACAACTGGTGGGGCGGCAATCGTAACAATCCCGCCGGGCCATTCGAATTCTTCACCTGGGATGGCGAGACCGCGTGGGGCACCGGCAACGGCTCGAACCTGACGGCGTGGGTGCATCCGACCTTCCGCTCCGTCAACCCGATCTCCAGCGATGCGCCCGCCGTGAGGATCTGGCAAGCGGCCAGGGCGAATCCCGATTTCATCGCGATGATCGGAGACCGCCTGCACAAGCACCTCTCCGCGGGTGGTGCGCTCAGCACCACGGAGGCGGTCGATCGCTGGAACCGCATCAATAACCATGTGAAGGACGCGATCTATGCCGACTGCGCTCGCTGGGGCGATACGATGCAGGAGCCGCCGACGCGCCCGACCGTGGAATGGCAGAACGAGGTGGACCGCGTGCGCAACCTCATGCTCACGGGGACGGCGGCCGGCACGGGGACCACCGACAACGGGACAATCCTCAAGAACGCGATGCGCGTGCAGGGCTTCTTTCCCTCGATCAATCCACCGGCTTTCAGCCAGGAGGGCGGGGAGGTGCCGCAGGATTACCTGCTGGAGATGGTGAATCCGAATGCCACTGGCGTCATCTACTACACGCTGGACGGCACCGATCCGAGGAAGTCCGGCGGGGGAATCGCGCCATCCGCCGCCATCTACACGAGGCCGGTGGAGATCGACTACACGCTGGGGGTAAAAGCCCGCGTGAGGCAGGGCTCCACATGGAGCGCGCTGAACGAGCGGACTTTCATCTCGGAAGGCCCGGCTCCGCTGCGCGTGACCGAGATCATGTATCATCCCGCTCCGCCGAGTCCGGGAGAACTCGCCGAGGGCTTCGCCGATGGCGACGACTTCGAGTTCCTCGAGTTCCGCAACATTGGGACGCAGGGGCTCGACCTGACCGGCGCGACTTTCACCAGCGGACTGACGTTCACCTTCGGTGAAAAAATGCTGCCGCCGGGTGGCTCGGTGTTGCTGGTGAAGAACGCGGCGGCATTCGTCGCCCGCTACGACACGGGGATCGCGGTGGACGGGGTCTATGAAGGCTCTCTTGAGAATAGCGGCGAGCGCTTGCGCCTGAAGAGCGCTGCCGGGAACACGCTTTTCGACATTACCTACGACGACGCCTGGCACCCGGGGACCGATGGCGAAGGTCATTCGCTGGTGCCGGTGGATCCACTGGCCGCTCTTTCCGCATTCGAGTCCGCCGAAGGCTGGCGGCCGAGTTCAAATGTCCATGGTTCGCCTGGTGGCGCGGACCCTCCGCCGACGGTGGAGCCCCCGCACCTGACCTTCGAGCTGTGGCGGCAAGCGGTCTTTCCCCCGGAGCAGCTTGGCAACGAATTCATCAGCGGCGCGGAAGCGGATGCCGATGAAGACGGGCTGGCCAACGTGCTGGAATACGTGGTGGGGACAAATCCACTGGTGCCGCAGTCGGCTCGCGCTGGTGTGGAAGGCGGCGTCACCCGCGGCGCGCCGGACCTGGTCCGGACGGCGGGGGGATGGAGCCTGATCTTCTCACGGCGCAAGGAAATCGAGCTCACGGGTCTGACCGTGACGCCGCAATCCGGCCGCGAGCTGGACGATTGGGCTGCCCTGGAAGGTGAGCCTGTGATCCTCGACAGCGATGACGAGGTGGATGTCTTCGCCGTGGATATCCCGCCGGGCGAATCTCCCGCGGCCTTCTTCCGCCTGTGCGTGGGGGTCGCTCAACCTTGA
- a CDS encoding type II secretion system protein GspG gives MGSTSSALKMFKLNAGRYPTEEEGLMALIEKPATYPENKRWQRIMDRVPHDPWNRPYQYAAIGDSTKIDRPPSWTFDGMGLYSFGPDGISNSKGNDPDDYSSWDESSWDRRSSFERWKDSPAAGDTGIAIVAVLVCAGLLRVWHVRASN, from the coding sequence ATGGGGTCCACTTCATCAGCCCTCAAGATGTTCAAGCTGAATGCCGGGAGGTATCCGACGGAAGAGGAGGGCCTGATGGCGCTGATCGAGAAGCCCGCGACCTATCCGGAGAACAAGCGATGGCAGAGGATCATGGACCGGGTGCCGCATGATCCTTGGAATCGTCCCTACCAATACGCGGCGATTGGCGATTCAACGAAAATAGATCGGCCACCTTCGTGGACATTCGATGGCATGGGCCTCTACTCATTCGGTCCGGATGGCATCTCGAATTCGAAAGGGAACGACCCGGACGATTATAGTTCATGGGACGAGTCGTCCTGGGACAGGAGGTCTTCGTTTGAGCGTTGGAAGGATTCGCCCGCGGCTGGCGACACGGGGATAGCGATTGTTGCGGTGTTGGTGTGCGCCGGGTTGCTCCGCGTGTGGCACGTCAGGGCAAGCAACTGA
- a CDS encoding ABC transporter ATP-binding protein, whose protein sequence is MSVLLRVFKLALAYPWRALISLLMAVVCTVLVLVLPTVTKVLVDEVMDKGRRDLLFQTGAFGIGAIFLRQVLFTLRTYGNNAMEQRLIHDLRTALYNKLQRLPIKWFDTNSSGEIMSRVASDVPTTDRVIVETIDQAIPAVLQFAIMAGWMFYNSWQLTLVTLAPLPIIGLITTIYSRRAEPRWRESSEASADLNALLHDNLAGIRQIKAYTVEPEALNRFDAASRRVGEKHMRVMKGQAIVWPGVSLLAESGIILMLGCGALWFLDGSVSKGTVMAFLMAWPFLFDPISRINNLTQIFLGGKVAAKRVFDILDLPDEMNLTEGERPAKFAGRVEFRNAGFSYDTDSTAVQGISLIAEPGMTVALVGPTGAGKSTVLNLLTRFYETDRGKILLDGHEIESLSKEWLRDHTGYVTQESFLFNSSLRENLLLAKPDATDDEIWFALENANAARFVRELPEQLDTVAGERGVRFSGGEKQRLSIARALLKNPPLLLLDEATSALDNETERLVQQALETLRADRTSFVIAHRLSTVRKADLICVLQDGALVEKGRHDELLAQGGLYARLCEASIRE, encoded by the coding sequence ATGAGCGTTTTGCTGCGCGTCTTCAAACTCGCCCTCGCCTACCCGTGGCGAGCGCTCATCTCCCTCCTGATGGCGGTCGTCTGCACGGTGCTGGTGCTGGTGCTGCCAACGGTCACCAAAGTGCTGGTGGACGAGGTGATGGACAAGGGCCGCCGCGACCTGCTCTTCCAGACCGGGGCCTTTGGCATCGGGGCCATCTTCCTGCGTCAGGTTCTTTTCACGCTGCGCACCTACGGCAACAACGCCATGGAGCAGCGCCTGATCCACGATCTGCGCACCGCGCTCTACAACAAGCTCCAGCGGCTGCCGATCAAGTGGTTCGATACGAACTCGTCAGGCGAAATCATGTCGCGCGTGGCGAGCGACGTGCCGACCACCGACCGCGTGATCGTGGAGACGATCGACCAGGCCATTCCCGCCGTCCTCCAGTTCGCCATCATGGCCGGCTGGATGTTTTATAACAGTTGGCAGCTCACCTTGGTCACGCTTGCACCGCTGCCAATCATCGGACTCATCACCACGATCTACTCGCGGCGCGCCGAGCCCCGCTGGCGTGAATCGTCCGAAGCCTCCGCCGATCTGAATGCGCTGCTCCACGACAACCTCGCCGGCATTCGCCAGATCAAGGCCTACACCGTGGAACCCGAGGCGCTCAACCGCTTCGATGCCGCCAGCCGCCGCGTGGGCGAGAAGCACATGCGCGTCATGAAAGGCCAGGCCATCGTTTGGCCCGGCGTCTCGCTGCTGGCCGAGTCAGGCATCATCCTCATGCTCGGCTGCGGTGCCCTATGGTTTCTCGACGGCTCGGTCAGCAAGGGCACGGTGATGGCCTTCCTCATGGCGTGGCCGTTCCTGTTCGATCCCATTTCGCGGATCAACAATCTCACCCAGATCTTCCTCGGTGGCAAGGTGGCGGCGAAGCGCGTCTTCGACATCCTCGACCTGCCGGATGAGATGAACCTCACCGAAGGCGAACGCCCGGCCAAGTTCGCCGGACGCGTCGAGTTCAGGAACGCCGGCTTTTCCTACGACACCGATTCGACCGCGGTGCAGGGCATCTCCCTGATCGCCGAGCCCGGCATGACCGTAGCTTTGGTCGGCCCCACCGGTGCGGGCAAATCCACGGTGCTCAACCTGCTCACCCGCTTCTACGAAACCGACCGCGGCAAGATCCTGCTCGATGGCCACGAGATCGAATCGCTCTCCAAGGAATGGCTCCGCGACCACACCGGCTACGTCACCCAGGAGAGCTTCCTCTTCAACAGCAGCCTCCGTGAGAACCTGCTTCTTGCGAAGCCGGATGCCACCGACGACGAGATCTGGTTTGCGCTGGAGAATGCGAATGCCGCCCGCTTCGTCCGCGAGCTGCCGGAGCAACTCGACACGGTCGCCGGCGAACGCGGTGTGCGCTTCTCCGGCGGTGAGAAGCAACGGCTCTCCATCGCGCGCGCCCTCCTCAAGAACCCTCCGCTCCTTTTGTTAGACGAGGCCACCTCCGCGCTCGATAACGAAACCGAACGCCTCGTCCAGCAAGCGCTCGAGACCCTGCGCGCCGACCGCACCTCCTTCGTCATCGCGCACCGCCTCTCCACCGTGCGCAAGGCGGACCTCATCTGCGTGCTCCAGGACGGCGCCCTCGTCGAGAAAGGCCGCCACGATGAACTGCTAGCCCAAGGCGGTCTCTATGCGCGTCTCTGCGAAGCCTCGATCCGCGAGTAG
- the mdoH gene encoding glucans biosynthesis glucosyltransferase MdoH, whose translation MAETSPDSPKQVRPFFNPFRAGLRRLVFFGSVVVVNIAATYWLYTIFERMGLHRAHGLLLIVFFILNGLLVLGSFHAIFGAWDILLGKKQAVRITKLAEEAGDAPLTRRYAVVMPVYNEDSSRFCARIEAIYRSIEATGHLESFDFFILSDTRDLDLWVLEETAWTNLCRKLGGFGRIYYRRRKINSNRKAGNIGDFVRTWGGGYEAMVVLDADSLMDGGDILKMTRVMEAYPNLGILQTPPKLIRGSSIFTRLQQFAMRLYGPLFIRGLNWWQLGGGSYWGHNALIRVKPFSDFCELPDLPGREPFGGKILSHDFVESALMVSQGWEVWLAWDIEGTYEEAPPTLIDHLKRDRRWCQGNLQHLWLIFARKLPLTVRAHLFMGIMAYLGSPLWFLFLIFGTWIAWDRAGSQLSNLPFDGTPVDRWLKIDGNTQSLILTVFIFSLLFLPKILAVIGAILVPRVRRSFGGMFPLVIGSLLETILSMLLAPCVMVAHTMIVASIVLGHAVGWGSQNRETDGTSWSEAATVHAMPTILGLCWAALAWYISPVFAAWMSPILLGLILSIPVSVWTSRARWGKALLRNKILATPEELNPPDVLKLADVAKASVDPALDATAPGRHGVIAAVVDPYVNGVHVSLLEPGEMTSGQEAVVERCLMDGWQTLSKPEQSELLYDAPGMLMLHRAVWLRPAEGIHATWTQAVESYRHRLDAGYDGE comes from the coding sequence ATGGCCGAGACCTCCCCAGATTCGCCCAAGCAGGTCCGCCCGTTTTTCAACCCGTTCCGGGCGGGGCTGCGGCGGCTGGTGTTCTTCGGTAGCGTGGTCGTGGTCAATATCGCCGCGACCTACTGGCTCTACACCATCTTCGAGCGGATGGGACTGCACCGCGCCCACGGGCTGCTGCTGATCGTCTTCTTCATCCTGAATGGGCTGCTCGTGCTTGGTTCGTTCCATGCCATCTTCGGCGCTTGGGACATCCTGCTAGGAAAGAAGCAGGCGGTGCGCATCACCAAGCTCGCCGAGGAGGCGGGCGACGCTCCCCTCACCCGCCGCTACGCGGTGGTGATGCCGGTTTACAACGAGGACAGCAGCCGCTTCTGCGCCCGCATCGAGGCAATCTACCGGTCGATCGAGGCCACCGGCCATCTGGAGTCCTTCGACTTTTTCATCCTCAGCGATACCCGCGACCTCGACCTGTGGGTGCTGGAGGAAACCGCGTGGACGAACCTCTGCCGCAAGCTCGGCGGCTTCGGCCGCATCTACTACAGGCGTCGTAAGATCAACTCGAACCGCAAGGCCGGCAACATCGGCGACTTCGTCCGCACCTGGGGGGGCGGTTACGAAGCCATGGTGGTGCTGGATGCGGACAGCCTCATGGACGGCGGGGACATCCTCAAGATGACCCGCGTGATGGAAGCGTATCCGAATCTCGGCATCCTACAGACCCCGCCCAAGCTGATCCGCGGCTCCTCGATCTTCACCCGCCTCCAACAGTTCGCGATGCGGCTCTACGGTCCGCTCTTCATCCGCGGGCTGAACTGGTGGCAGCTCGGCGGTGGCAGCTACTGGGGTCACAACGCGCTGATCCGCGTGAAGCCCTTCTCGGATTTCTGCGAGCTGCCCGACCTTCCCGGTCGCGAACCCTTCGGCGGCAAGATCCTCAGCCACGACTTCGTGGAGTCCGCGCTGATGGTCTCGCAGGGCTGGGAAGTCTGGCTCGCCTGGGACATCGAGGGCACCTACGAGGAAGCCCCGCCGACCCTGATCGACCACCTCAAGCGCGACCGCCGCTGGTGCCAGGGCAATCTCCAGCACCTGTGGCTGATCTTCGCCCGCAAGCTGCCGCTGACCGTTCGCGCCCACCTTTTCATGGGCATCATGGCCTACCTCGGCAGCCCGCTGTGGTTCCTGTTCCTCATCTTCGGCACTTGGATCGCCTGGGACCGCGCCGGGAGCCAACTGAGCAACCTGCCCTTCGACGGCACCCCGGTGGACCGCTGGCTGAAGATCGATGGGAATACCCAGAGCCTGATCCTTACCGTCTTCATTTTCTCGCTGCTCTTCCTGCCGAAGATCCTCGCGGTCATCGGGGCCATCCTCGTCCCGCGGGTGCGGCGATCATTCGGCGGCATGTTCCCGCTGGTGATCGGCTCGCTGCTGGAAACGATCCTTTCCATGCTGCTCGCGCCTTGCGTGATGGTCGCTCACACCATGATCGTCGCCAGCATCGTGCTCGGCCACGCCGTCGGCTGGGGCAGCCAGAACCGCGAGACCGACGGCACCTCTTGGAGCGAGGCGGCCACCGTCCATGCCATGCCCACGATCCTCGGCCTCTGTTGGGCGGCACTCGCCTGGTACATCAGCCCGGTCTTCGCCGCGTGGATGTCGCCCATCCTGCTAGGCTTGATCCTCAGCATCCCGGTCTCCGTGTGGACCAGCCGGGCGCGTTGGGGAAAGGCCCTGCTCAGGAACAAGATCCTCGCCACGCCGGAAGAACTCAACCCGCCGGACGTCCTCAAGCTCGCCGATGTAGCGAAGGCCTCGGTCGATCCCGCGCTGGATGCCACGGCTCCCGGACGCCACGGTGTGATCGCCGCAGTGGTGGACCCCTACGTCAATGGCGTCCACGTTTCCCTGCTAGAGCCCGGCGAGATGACGTCCGGGCAAGAAGCCGTCGTCGAGCGCTGCCTGATGGATGGCTGGCAGACACTGTCCAAGCCGGAGCAAAGCGAACTCCTCTACGACGCGCCCGGCATGCTGATGCTCCACCGCGCCGTCTGGCTGCGCCCGGCGGAAGGCATCCACGCGACCTGGACCCAAGCAGTCGAAAGCTATCGCCACCGCCTCGACGCGGGATACGATGGCGAGTAG